A stretch of Geomonas oryzisoli DNA encodes these proteins:
- a CDS encoding TonB-dependent receptor: protein MNMKAGLWAMMLCCALVPEAGAAPVGQASESYALGEVVVSGDRADGGPGVEASQTLYTVDAEEIRASGARTLDQALQLLPGVNVRTGAEGVPRIDIRGFRTRHVLLLLDGIPMNSALDMQFDPTTIPTENIAEIKLTSGASSVLYGQGGLGGVINIVTRKGTPGVHGTISGEVGDHAPYLAKGTLSAATDRFSYFMSGSTSKVDAVPLPGDFTATANQGGGYRANSDRQRSNLLGTVGFTPTADVALGLTLSYNEGSYGKPAGTIIDPVDPFASPPKYARVDRFSGLYLQLAGEFAVSDRFTLRGWGYLNRADQDLNQYDDARLNSFQADGSFRERVHTSVYGATLQPKYDLGKGGTLTFSLGAERDGWENGGVQTVNPVSGGTPTYRDLAEDRSLSLYSAALEYELSPLEGLGLVGGYGRFWQHRSELGRDDYSLLLGANYDLFPETRLKAAFKRNVRFPSLGDLYDISKGNPGLASETSRSWEAGIEQKLPRESRVGLTGFYTQAQNLIQNDQATGHNMNLSEVRFAGAELQGEVRPLRGLSLRAGYTYLHSEDRSRPGRDEVQYNPRDKVTLEGRYDAQCGASAYLAVNHVANQFFYTKDSVQVVQKAKLDDYTVVNLKLSQKLIEDRVTLYVGVNNLFDQNYETSYGFPQPGRYIYGGFEYRL, encoded by the coding sequence ATGAATATGAAAGCAGGATTGTGGGCGATGATGCTTTGCTGCGCGCTGGTGCCCGAGGCCGGGGCGGCGCCGGTGGGACAGGCATCCGAGAGTTACGCCCTGGGCGAGGTTGTGGTCTCCGGCGATCGCGCCGACGGCGGGCCGGGCGTAGAGGCGAGCCAGACCCTGTACACGGTCGACGCCGAAGAGATCAGGGCAAGCGGCGCGAGAACGCTCGACCAGGCGCTGCAGCTCCTTCCCGGCGTCAACGTGAGGACCGGTGCCGAAGGTGTGCCGCGCATCGACATCCGCGGCTTCAGAACCCGGCACGTGCTGCTGCTCCTGGACGGGATCCCGATGAACTCGGCCCTGGACATGCAGTTCGACCCGACCACGATCCCCACCGAAAACATCGCGGAGATAAAGCTCACCTCCGGGGCGAGCTCGGTGCTCTACGGCCAGGGGGGGCTCGGAGGCGTGATCAACATCGTCACCCGCAAGGGGACTCCCGGTGTGCACGGCACCATCTCGGGCGAGGTCGGCGATCATGCCCCCTATCTTGCCAAGGGGACCCTGTCCGCCGCCACCGACCGTTTCAGCTATTTTATGAGCGGCAGCACCTCGAAGGTGGATGCCGTCCCGCTCCCCGGCGACTTCACCGCCACGGCCAACCAGGGGGGCGGCTACCGCGCCAACAGCGACCGGCAGCGGAGCAACCTGCTGGGCACCGTCGGCTTCACCCCGACCGCGGACGTCGCCCTCGGCCTCACGCTGAGCTACAACGAGGGGAGCTACGGCAAGCCGGCCGGCACCATCATCGACCCCGTCGATCCCTTCGCCTCGCCCCCGAAGTACGCCCGGGTGGACCGCTTCTCCGGGCTGTACCTGCAATTGGCCGGTGAGTTTGCCGTTAGCGACCGTTTCACCCTGCGCGGCTGGGGCTACCTGAACCGCGCCGACCAGGATCTGAACCAGTACGATGATGCGCGGCTCAACTCATTCCAGGCCGACGGCTCCTTCCGCGAACGGGTGCACACCTCCGTCTACGGCGCCACTTTGCAGCCCAAGTACGACCTTGGGAAAGGCGGCACGCTCACCTTCTCCCTGGGCGCCGAGCGCGACGGCTGGGAGAACGGCGGTGTTCAGACCGTGAACCCCGTCTCCGGCGGCACGCCGACCTACCGCGATCTCGCCGAGGACAGGTCACTGTCCCTTTATTCGGCTGCGCTGGAATACGAGTTGTCCCCGCTCGAGGGGCTCGGCCTGGTGGGGGGCTACGGCCGCTTCTGGCAGCACAGGAGCGAGCTGGGCCGGGACGACTACAGCCTGCTTCTCGGGGCAAACTACGACCTTTTCCCGGAGACCCGCCTGAAGGCGGCGTTCAAGCGCAACGTTCGTTTCCCCTCCCTGGGCGACCTGTACGACATCTCCAAGGGGAACCCCGGACTCGCCAGTGAGACCTCCCGCAGCTGGGAGGCCGGGATCGAGCAGAAACTGCCGCGCGAGTCCCGGGTGGGGCTGACAGGCTTCTACACCCAGGCGCAGAACCTGATCCAGAACGATCAGGCTACCGGTCACAACATGAACCTGTCCGAGGTGCGTTTCGCCGGAGCCGAACTGCAGGGCGAGGTCCGCCCGCTCCGGGGGCTTTCGCTTCGTGCCGGCTACACCTACCTCCATTCTGAGGACCGCTCCCGCCCCGGCCGCGACGAGGTGCAGTACAACCCGCGCGACAAGGTGACCCTCGAGGGAAGGTACGATGCGCAGTGCGGCGCTTCGGCCTATCTCGCCGTGAACCACGTCGCCAACCAGTTCTTCTACACCAAGGACAGCGTGCAGGTGGTGCAGAAGGCGAAGCTCGACGACTACACCGTGGTGAACCTGAAGCTGAGCCAGAAGCTCATCGAGGACCGGGTGACCCTGTATGTCGGGGTCAACAACCTGTTCGACCAGAACTACGAGACCAGTTACGGTTTCCCGCAGCCGGGCCGGTACATCTACGGCGGCTTCGAATACCGCCTTTAA
- a CDS encoding fibronectin type III domain-containing protein produces MHCTWRSIVIFLAGLIITCGLNACGSAPWRFDPGNAASPTGVVATGGDKQVSLSWAPAQGAAGYNVYYSSVSGMAAGGGAKVAKVTGTSLQVPGLENDTRYYFAVSAYNSKGESALSAEVSAVPAAPGGFAQADLAGNWRFNALVTGVAPRWLRGSLGIGSDGSVSVTAYQDSLGGGAPPAELFTSMTLLPDGTVLQDGVAASFHGTLAANLYKDLMVGTATLAGGARMLVVLQKSVPGITFSAADIRGTGKLVAGPLAYVYHQLSAGGIPEWEYASCQVGQDQGVTYLSLNGPTPRALPGSGSKVVGLAITADGVVSETSYPGVLPQPAALISQGIMSADKMTVVATATDASGTPLLRIMQLVHPPTVLLTSNSYVLSDLAGRYGVHELYGAVPGWGYGDVTVNAAGGMLFAAFRATGGATTPAGYTVAMDPQGKLTAAARSAFHGQFAYGKDLMVATGNDAAGAAMLSIALRRE; encoded by the coding sequence ATGCATTGCACCTGGCGCAGCATAGTCATTTTTCTTGCCGGTCTCATCATCACCTGCGGGCTTAACGCGTGCGGTTCAGCGCCCTGGCGTTTCGATCCCGGCAACGCGGCATCACCTACCGGGGTGGTGGCGACGGGGGGAGACAAACAGGTTTCGCTTTCCTGGGCTCCGGCCCAGGGGGCTGCGGGATACAACGTCTACTACTCCAGTGTGTCGGGGATGGCTGCGGGAGGCGGGGCCAAGGTGGCCAAGGTTACCGGGACCTCTTTGCAGGTGCCGGGGCTGGAGAACGACACCCGTTACTACTTCGCGGTGAGCGCTTACAACTCCAAGGGGGAGAGCGCACTGTCGGCGGAAGTGTCGGCGGTCCCGGCGGCTCCGGGGGGCTTTGCCCAGGCGGATCTGGCAGGCAACTGGCGCTTCAACGCCCTGGTAACCGGCGTCGCCCCCCGCTGGCTGCGCGGCTCGCTCGGGATCGGCTCCGACGGCTCGGTCAGCGTTACCGCCTACCAGGACAGCCTCGGCGGGGGTGCGCCCCCGGCGGAGCTCTTCACCAGCATGACGCTATTGCCGGACGGCACGGTGCTCCAGGACGGGGTTGCGGCGAGCTTCCACGGCACCCTGGCCGCGAACCTCTACAAGGATCTCATGGTGGGGACAGCTACCCTCGCCGGTGGCGCCAGGATGCTGGTGGTGCTGCAAAAGAGTGTCCCCGGCATAACCTTCAGTGCGGCCGACATCAGGGGGACCGGTAAACTGGTCGCCGGGCCGCTCGCATACGTCTATCATCAACTGAGCGCGGGTGGGATCCCGGAATGGGAGTACGCGAGCTGCCAGGTGGGGCAGGACCAGGGGGTGACCTATCTCTCCCTGAACGGTCCCACGCCGCGGGCGCTCCCGGGGAGCGGCAGCAAGGTCGTGGGGCTCGCCATCACCGCGGACGGGGTGGTGAGCGAGACGTCGTACCCCGGGGTGCTGCCGCAGCCCGCCGCGCTGATCAGCCAGGGGATCATGTCGGCCGACAAGATGACGGTGGTGGCGACGGCCACCGACGCGAGTGGAACTCCCCTTTTACGCATCATGCAGTTGGTGCATCCGCCTACCGTCCTGCTTACCTCGAACAGTTACGTATTATCCGACCTGGCGGGGCGCTATGGCGTTCACGAGCTGTACGGTGCTGTACCAGGATGGGGTTACGGGGATGTGACTGTGAATGCCGCGGGTGGGATGCTCTTCGCCGCGTTTCGCGCCACCGGAGGGGCGACGACGCCGGCTGGGTACACCGTGGCGATGGACCCGCAGGGTAAATTGACCGCGGCGGCCCGGTCCGCGTTTCACGGCCAGTTCGCTTATGGCAAGGATCTCATGGTGGCGACCGGCAACGACGCCGCCGGGGCGGCGATGCTCAGCATCGCACTGAGGAGGGAATAG
- a CDS encoding glycosyltransferase, with product MSIATTIPSLSILMPVRNEEKHLPAALASLSAQSFRDWELVAVDDGSTDRTPAILARTAAADARVRVLATGGQGLVPALNLGLAQCRSELVARMDGDDVAHPGRLEAQIAHLATHPEVGLVATCFQHFPRRRIGSGMIGYQQWQNSLLSHDAILADIFVESPFVHPSVMFRKELVQQVGGYRDMGWAEDYDLWLRLAAAGTRFARLPETLFFWRERPERTTRTDPAYAAHAMRQCKLHHLLQGFLKGERSVILAGAGLEGRAWYRMLHEAGIRVEAWIDVDPKKIGRHLHGAPVLSTGELEHNGTKLLMTVGARGARAVVRQSTRQAGYVEGCDAVCVA from the coding sequence ATGAGCATAGCGACCACCATCCCATCACTCTCCATACTGATGCCCGTCAGAAACGAAGAGAAGCACCTGCCGGCGGCGCTCGCCTCGTTGTCGGCGCAAAGCTTTCGGGACTGGGAACTGGTGGCGGTTGACGACGGCTCCACCGACCGCACCCCCGCCATCCTGGCGCGCACCGCAGCGGCCGACGCGCGGGTACGGGTGCTGGCGACGGGCGGCCAGGGGCTGGTGCCCGCACTGAACCTGGGGCTTGCGCAGTGTCGTTCGGAGTTGGTGGCGCGCATGGACGGCGACGATGTAGCCCACCCGGGCCGCCTCGAGGCGCAGATCGCGCACCTGGCCACCCACCCCGAGGTGGGGCTCGTGGCAACCTGTTTCCAGCACTTCCCCCGGCGCCGCATCGGCAGCGGCATGATCGGCTACCAGCAGTGGCAGAACTCGCTTTTGAGCCACGATGCCATCCTCGCGGATATCTTCGTGGAATCGCCGTTCGTGCATCCCAGCGTCATGTTCAGGAAAGAATTGGTGCAGCAGGTGGGAGGTTATCGCGACATGGGGTGGGCCGAGGACTACGACCTCTGGCTGCGCCTGGCCGCGGCCGGGACCCGTTTCGCCCGCCTTCCCGAGACGCTCTTCTTCTGGCGTGAGCGGCCCGAACGGACCACCCGCACCGACCCGGCCTACGCCGCCCACGCCATGAGGCAGTGCAAGCTGCACCACCTGCTGCAAGGCTTTCTCAAGGGGGAGCGGAGCGTGATCCTGGCGGGAGCGGGCTTGGAGGGGCGTGCCTGGTACCGGATGCTGCACGAGGCAGGAATTCGGGTCGAGGCCTGGATCGATGTCGACCCGAAGAAGATCGGGAGACACCTGCACGGGGCGCCGGTTCTCTCCACCGGGGAGCTCGAGCACAACGGCACCAAGCTTCTGATGACCGTCGGCGCCCGGGGCGCCCGGGCGGTGGTCCGGCAGAGCACCCGTCAGGCAGGTTACGTCGAGGGATGCGACGCCGTCTGCGTCGCCTGA